The Bacillota bacterium genome includes the window GCAGGCATTTGACGCCCCGTGCATTTTCATCCTGATATCGAACGCCAGCCACCCCCCGCCCGGAGAGCGCGGTCCAAAGCTGCGGCCTTTCCCTAGATAGAATCGCTCTTTCCTCTTCACTCAAGAGGGAAAGCCTATCCTCAGCGTATAACCTGTGTGCTTCTATGAGCCGGGAATATAGCTCTTTATCCTCGGAGAACTCCTGGCTGATCCTGGCTATCTCTCCTTCTGATTCTAGCTTTGCTATGGCCTTGACTAGAAAAGGACAAGTAAGCCAGTAAATGGTGGGAAAGATCCGACGACCTTCAAACAGCGGATGGGTTATCACCACCATAGGCGCGCCCCAGGGGCATCTCCTGGCGACACCTGCGAGGCCCCTTGGCCGCCTCCGGAGTTGTCGCGTGATGATTTCTTCATCCCCAGGTGATATTGGCGAATAAGACCCTATCATATATCCCATATATCCCTTCCTGATGTCCGAAATGCCCGAACCCCGACTCCTCTTCTATCGATGGCCTGCAGCAGCTATAGCCAAGATTATGATTGCCTGAACGGCAAATGGAAACACCAGCCCGGGTAAATAAAACTAACCCAGATAAACAAAATAAGGGCACCTATTTCCGGTGCCCGCTGAATATACCTTCATATCGTTCCGCAATGCCAAATCCGTCTCTACCAGGATCAGGATAGGGCGTTGGCTGGGATGTAGACTAAAAGTTTTCAGATCGGGAGGCCCTTGTTCCCCTACCACCCCGTTTGGAATCTAGGAGTTTTTTCAGGTCCTGCTGTCGCTCTTCACTTTCTTTCATAAATCGGGCAAGCTTTTCCTCGAAGGACTGACGCGAAGCCCGAGAGTCTCCACGGCTCTTGGGTGGCCGGTAGTTTTCGTCAGCTTGCTTGATTGAAAGGGCCACGCGACCATTCTGGACAGATATGACCTTTACCTTCACAATATCATTTTCCTTGAGGAAATCCTTGATATCCCGAACATAAGTATTAGCGATCTCGGAAATATGAACAAGACCTGTTTTCCCCGGGGCCAATTCCACAAAGGCCCCAAAAGGAGCGATGTTCGTCACTCGACCCTCGATGATACTGCCCACCTCAAAGGTAGATTCCCGTTGGGAAACATCATTTGTGGTTGATTCCAGCATAAATCAGAGACCGACCCCCGCAAGCCATTTTATGTGCGCCGACCATTTCTTTTTATTTGAAACCGTATGATCCGAGCGCACTCATATTATAACAATGACAGATTCAACATGTCAACGAGGCTTTTCGCTCGCAATCAGTCACCGAATATCAAACGCGGATCCTTAGGCCTCTTCTTCACCGGCGACGCGGCCTCGGGTCTCACAGGCTCGCATACGATGACCGCAGTCTCTCCAGGGCGCACGAGACCAAGCTTCTCCCGGGCAGTTTTTTCTATATACTCATCGCTTTTGAGAAATTCGATCTCCTTGGCCAGTTTTTGGTTCTCACTCTGCCATAGTTCTATCTCCGCCAGGGTTGCGCGCACATCCTGGCGGGTGCGGACCAAACGAACATAACCTGTCACATAGGCAATACAAAGTATTATCAGAGCGACTACCGTGAGGACCTTCCGAATGGCATCACGCATATTCATCCCATTTCCGCCATGGCGGATACCCCTGTATTCACGCATAAGGAGAAGCCATGGTTCCCTCCCTTCTGATCAGACCAACGACTTCCTATGTATGTCCACCAGGCAGGTGGCCTCTTTTAGGCATATTCGCATCTCAGCGATATTTCTACATCTGATCGGTTTCTCCTTCCAATATTTTGGGGAAACCATAAGAAACTTGACCAGATTTCCTTAAATCGCTACATAGTTAATGACTGCAAAGAAGGAATTCTCGAACCTGTGGCGTATTCAGAAGTTGGTATATAGGACTAGTGGCCAGACCAGTAGTCAGGTGATCAGGGGAGGATAGCTTGTCGTCTGAAGCCTTCGGAAAACTAACCAAGATCAAGAAACCTCAAATGCTCGATTTGATTATTGAGCAATTACAGAATTCTATCCTTGATGGTCGGCTGCCCATAGGCACTCAGCTGCCTCCGGAACGGGAACTCGCGAACATGTTGGGGGTCAGCAGGGCTTCTGTCCGGGAAGCGCTAAGAGCGATGGCACTGATGGGTTGGATTGAGATACGCCCTGGCGAGGGAAGCTTTGTGTCCAGGGCTACAGCGGAGAGGGTTCTCCAGCCCCTTTCATATGTGCTGATGCTGGATCGAGACAATGTGAAGGATCTCCTGGAGCTAAGAGCGATCCTCGAGGTTGAAACCGCTGGGCTTGCCGCCATCAGGAGAACGGATGAATGCCTAAATGATATCAAAGATACGATTCACAATATGGAGGATAGTGCCTCCACCAATGTGGAGGACTTCTTGAATTACGATATGCTGTTCCATAAAAAGGTAGACCAGGCGGCGGCTAATCCTATTCTAGCGAAAACAAACATGATCCTCCGAGAACTCCTCCTGGAGGCTAACCGAAGGGTTGCGCGCCTTCCAGAGGGGCGCAATACCGCCATCCAATCACACCACGAAATCGCAGAGGCTATAGAAAGGAGGGACGAAGAGGCTGCACGACTTGCAGCCACCAAGCATCTCAGGACTGTGGAAGGGTTCGTACTATCCCTAACATAAAAAGAAAGGGGTGCTGATTGCCATCAGCCATCGGAGATGTGATGGCGCAAATGGCAGGCGTACCATGAGAGACAACATCTACAAATATGTCAAAGTAGGGATTATCCATTTCATGGCCTATCCGCAAGTCATGAAAGGCGAGGGGCCGATTCTCGAAACCCTCACAAGAATAGCGGAAGACCCTTATTTCAATGCCGTAGAGATTTCTTGGATCAAAGATCCCGAAACCCGAAAGGCGGCAAAACAGGCATTAGATACCGCCCATATGACCGTGGCATATGGGGCACAACCTCGCACCCTCACCACCGGGCTGGACATCAATTCTCTTGATTCCGCGGTCCGGGAGAAGACCATACAGACTCTGAAAGAAGGAATCGACGAGGCTTATGAAATGGGTGCCTGCGGTCTTGCTTTCCTTTCCGGAAAATACCCAGGCAAGGATAGGGAAGATGCAGCCTGCGAGGCCCTTATTGATTCTATCAAACAATTGTGTGCCCATGCCAAAGCCAAGGGCGATATGCGCGTTGTCCTGGAGATCTTCGATAGAGATATTGAGAAGAAGGCGCTAGTAGGTCCAAATGACATAGCGCTCAGAATAGCCGAGGGAGTGAAGAAGGAATTTGATAACTTCGGCCTTATGGTTGACCTTAGCCACCTCCCCCTCTTGCGCCAGACCCCGCATGAGGCACTGGCACCGGTAAAAGACCACCTTGTGCATGTACATATCGGCAACGCAGTAGTCAAAGATCCATCCCACCCCGCCTATGGTGACGCGCATCCGCGCTTTGGCATACCCGGGGGAGAGAATGACGTAAAAGAGCTCGTGGATTTCCTCAAGGTTCTCTTTGAGATTGGCTATCTGAATGAGAGCGAGCCAAGGATCGTAAGCTTTGAGGTAAAACCGCTCCCTGGCGAATCATCTGAGCTGGTCATCGCTAACGCGAAAAGGACCCTGAACGAGGCCTGGGCAAGACTGTAAGGATATATGCACAGAATATTTCTATATTCATTCTCATTCTATGATGGAGGTAAGATCTTATTATGCCACGCTTCAAAGTCTACGTTACCAGAAGAATTCCAGAACCAGGTTTGGATATCTTAAAAAAGGAAGCAGATGTCAAAGTATGGGATGGGGAACTTCCACCGCCGCGCGAGGTACTATTGAAAGAGGTTGAGGACATAGATGGCCTAGTGGCGCTACTCACCGATAAGATTGATGGGGAACTTATGGATAAAGCCAGGCGCTTGAAGGTGGTCAGCAACTATGCCGTCGGCTTTGATAACATCGACGTCCCTGAGGCAACTAAGCGCGGTATTCTTGTCACCAATACCCCTGGAGTCCTGACCGATACAACCGCCGATTTTGCGTTTACACTGCTCATGGCAGCGGCCAGACGAGTCGTGGAGGCAGACCGCCATACACGGGAAGGTAAGTGGAAAACATGGGTTCCAACGGGGTTTTTGGGACAAGATATACATCACGCTACGCTAGGGCTTATAGGTCTCGGGCGAATCGGTTACGAGATGGCAAGGCGTGGCTCGGGTTTTTCAATGAAGCTCCTTTACTATGACGTCGTAAGGAATGAGAAGGCTGAGAAAGAACTTGGGATCCAGTACGTCAGTCTCCCTGAACTCCTGAAACAGGCGGATTTTGTCAGCATACATGTCCCGCTGACAAAGGAAACGCACCATCTTATTGGCAGAGATCAGTTGAAACTGATGAAAAAGACAGCGATCCTGATCAATACGTCGAGAGGGCCAATAGTAGATCTGGAGGCGCTCTATGAAGCCCTCAGGGATGGAACGATCACAGGGGCAGGCCTGGATGTGACTGAGCCGGAGCCTATTCCTGCTGACCATCCTATCTTGAAGCTCAACAATCTCACTATTGCGCCGCATATAGCTAGCGCCAGCGTAGCTACTCGCACAAAAATGGCAACAATGGCCGCAGAAAATTGTATGGCAGCCCTTAAAGGGGAGACGCCGCCAAATCTGGTCAATCCTGAGGTCATGAAAGACCGGAAGTGATCAACAACACCATTGTTCAACGGGAAGCTGGGGGCCGGCGTCTCAAACGGCCGGCTAGCCGTGAGAGCCTGCCCCCCACCCCCTCCAAGATGTAGGCGCGTGCCAGGTCAGACGCTTTGTACCGTATATTTTTCGCTCTATGAGAAGCAAGCCTTCCGGCATCATATATCCCGAGGAACATGTTGATGATCAACCTGCTCATGAGAGCCCTGTAAATATTGAACCCAATCAAAAAGCCCAGGAATACATAGAAACGCATATCCGCCCAAGTGGCCCTCAATAAGAGGCAGAATGAAAGGGTCGTCGCGATGATCCAAAACAAGATGTCACCTATTGTTGTCGTAACCGGAGTTGGGGAGGTTATGCCGCGAATGACCCGGTAAAGGTCAAAGATCATTCCAAGCAATGCCCCGATCAATATGGTCACGGCAAATGAAAAGACCTGCAGGATTAGAGAATCCATAATCCTACCGCATTAAGCGAAGGCGCCAAGATTCCTTAAATGCGGTTACCTTCCTTTCGTACGGAGGATGATCCAGACAAAGAGCAATCCCCATGCGCCCAGATTGGCCCATGCTGAGATAGTGACTACCTTCGTGAGGATAGAGATGATCCATAGTCTGGCATGGACATTTCGACTTCTGAATTCCGGCCAGAATAACGCTATTCTGCGCACATATTGCTGGGTTTCCTTATAGGGCGGGAGCCCCTCTGACGCCGTCTCTCCCTGGTATCGCTTTACCGCTCTACCGCCGGCATTATATGCGGCAAGAGCCATGATGATATCCCCATGAAATTCCTCTACCAAAGAATGCAGGAGCTTGACCCCGGTCTTGATATTTGTCGCAGGATCGAATATGCATTGTTCCCCGCAGGCAGGAGGGGCATGATCACCACTGCATGGTGAATCAGGATTCAGTTCCTTGAATACGGCCGGCATGATCTGCATAAGCCCCCTTGCGCCTGCCGGGGAGACGGCATTGGCATTGAAGGAGCTTTCCTGGGAAATCACGGCGGCCACCAGGGACGGGTCAATATCTGCGCGCAAGGCATAATAGTTTATCTCAGCCGCAAACGGGCAATTATACGCTTCTGATTTCGATTGCGAAAAGTGGCTGAGAGCCGCGACTGCCTGCCTTTCTCCCTTTACAACATATGAGGACGCGCCGATCCATGAGCAAAGAAGCGCAAGACTGAAGATCATGTAATAGGAAATCCAACCACGGCCAACCCTGGGCCTCCCCCTGAAGATCTCCCAAATAAGCCCAAATGGGCTGAAGACCACCATGGGAATATTTCTGAACAAGAAATCCAGGGGCCATAAGAGATCAAATCTCCGGGTACGCCTCCCCCTTCTGCGTTTCCTCGTAAAATGAAAGGAAATCCTTCTGAAACCCCTCACGCGATGCCCGAGGGGTCTTGCCCGCCTCATATGCCTGCCAACTCACTTAAGTAATCGCCCAAAGAAGCCACGCCCTCTCTTGCCTCCGGCCTCATCCATGTAGTCAAGTCCCTGTATGAATCCCTCGATCGCAAGGTTGCCATCATCAAGATTTAGCTGCTTAACGTGTAATTCCCTTCCCCTGATCAAAAGAACACCGGCGCTTGTCTCGAGAACTATCTCTTGATCGTCGAAACTCTCGACATTTGAGACTCCACTCACTATCACAGACTCCCGCTCAGTGATCTCTATCTTGTGTTGAAGGGTTATGGGCTTCTTCTTGTCGTCCACATGACTCCCCTCCCGTCCAAGTCCGCCTCACCTCCATATCTATGCCTGTCCTCGGTGAAAGATGACATCCTTTATCTCAATCCCAAAGCTTCACCACTTTTACCCCTTTAAAATAATGGGTTACGATTTCCTCAGGCGATTTCCCCTGCTTGGCGAAGGCGTAAGCCCCCCATTGGCACATACCAACACCATGTCCAAATCCCTTCCCCTCCACGTAGAGCGTGCTACCATCAAAGGTCATGGTGGAAATGATTGTTGACCGCATTCGGTCACTTCCTAGGGCAACGCGGAAATCGTTGCCAGCTATATCTGTGGATCCGCCAGTATGAGAAATCCTGAACAGGGTGACACGATCATCTGGGCTTCTCCGAATTATACGGATGCTCCTGATATCGCCGATATTGAGACCTACCTTGGCTAGAGCGGATTTGATATCGCTGGCTGTGAAACTGGCCTTCCAGTAAAATTCCCCAGGAGGCGTATATTTGGGGCATGGACAATCCACGCGGGCAGTATAAGGGGGCTCGGGCTTAGGGTATGACAATCCATCGCGAGCTAGAGAGGTCTCGCCAGCGCACAGCGCGCTAAACCAGCCATGTATGTAATGTCCCCTGTAACTCAAAACCTCCCCGCGCGTCATTTGTACAGCTTTCTTGATATCAGGCGTGACAGCGGCCGCATTGTATGCCTGGGTCTCTTCAGGTTTTGTGGAAATATCCGTGCCATGCAGCTTGCGTGTCCCGCCCCTGCTCAAGAACTCAAGGGTGAAGGTCCTTGCGATTATAGCCTGGGCAGCATATGCGTCGACCGGCCAATCTGGTTTCATCTCCCCTGCGACTACGCCCTCGATGTATGTTTCTAAGGGCATCTTGACGCGCTGACCGGTATCATGAAAATATACGCTCAAGATCGGCTCTTTATCCATCCTGGGTATTGGCTTTTCAGTAAGCCTTCTTTCTGGCCCGGGGCAACCTCCTATGCTAAAGACCAGGATGTATGCCAAAACTACAGACCCTATCCCAAAAGCTAGATAGTACCACTTGCTTCTCTTGCCAAAACTCATATCATACCCTCCTGAATGTAGATCGAAATGACTATCGACATTAGTATTCCAAAGAAAAGGCGCAGAAATTTGCCTCACAGTTACATTCAGGAGAGCGTGACAATCTAAAGATCTTCTGACTCTTTGGCCTTATCCCATAGCGAATCCATTTGTTTGAGGGTCATGTCTTCCACGTGCATGCCCATATCCTTTGCCTGGGCTTCGATGAAGCTAAATCTCTTGATGAACTTATCCACCGTATCCATTAAGGATAATTCAGGTTGGACACCCAAGTGCCTCGCGACATTCACTATGGCAAATAGAAGATCTCCAAGTTCCTCAGAGATACTTTCCTGATTCTCCGAATCCATCGCCTCGCGGAGTTCATTGGTTTCCTCTACTACTTTCTCAAATGCATCCTTTGCCTGGGCCCAATCGAACCCGACCCTGGCAGCCATCTCTTGCACTTTATGCGCGCGCATCAAGGCTGGGAGACTCCTTGGAACCTTCGCCAGGATTCCCGTTTCCTGAGACGCCTCGTCCTGTTTGATTCTCTCCCAGTTCCTGAGGACCTCAGCCGTACTCTTCACCGTCGCATCTCCAAATACATGAGGGTGCCTCCGTATCATCTTGTCCTCGATTGCATGAATCACATTCCCCAGGTTGAAGGCGCCCTCTTCTGACCCCAGCTGAGAATGAAAGACCACGTGTAGAAGCACATCGCCCAGTTCCTCGATGAGTGCCTGTGTATCATGACTATCTATGGCATCTACAACCTCGTAAGCCTCTTCAACAATATGGGGTTTGATTGATTCATGGGTCTGCTTGCGATCCCATGGGCACCCGCCTTCGCCCCTCAGCCGGGCCACGATGTCCGACAACTTGTCCAGAGAATACTTATCGCTGCTCATACCATTGCCATGATTCCCTATCTCGTCTCCAGAGACAAAGGAAATCATATTTCCTCCTTTGCTTGCACAACTCTATCATAGATCCCGAATAAGACCCAATTTCACAAGGATCTTGGATATTTTCGCGCCCATGGGAAGCAATGCTATATCACGTGAACTGATGGCCCCGGTCACTAATAGGAGCAGACCGTAAATTGCAGCCCCGATCGCTGTGGCAGACAATGTGGCCAGGGTATTGCTCCCCAGCGCGTCATGAGCGAGCCTATACGTTAGGGTCACCGCAATCCCCATGACGCATGTGGCTATCAAAGGCTTTATCAAGTGTTTTTGAATATCCAAGGCAAGCCCAAGCTTTCGCGAAAGGTAAAGCAGATTCAATATAGAAGAAATCGCAAATCCGATTACGGTGCCCCATGCAGCGCCCTTGATCCCAATGGCAGGGATGCCTGTAAATACATAGTTTACTATGGCCTTCAAAATGGCGCCGACAAAGAGATTCCTGACTGGAACGGTCACCTCACCAAGCCCCTGGAGGACGCCCGAACTCGTCTGTTGGAGACATAGGAAAAGGGTGCCGAAAGCTACTGCCCTGAGGGACACTCCCGCTGCGGGCAACCTGTAGAACATGGCGCAAAACTCGTCAGCCAGCAGAAACAGGCCAAGGGATGAAGGTAATCCGATGAGAGCACCAAACCATATCACATCCTGGGACCGGCTGATCAGCATACGGCGGTCCTTGTATGCCAAAGCCTCAGAGACGGCAGGTACGGCGCTTGCCGCGAGAGCCGTGGTTATAACGGTCGGGAAATAGACAAGGGGTAATGCCATGCCGGTGAGTTGTCCATAGAGCCTTGTGACTTGCGTCCCCACCACTCCCGCCGCATTCAAACGCATGGGAATCAACACGGCATCCACTACCTGCATTAGCGGCATGATGGAAGCCCCTATTACGATAGGTATCGATAGGGAAAAGATGCGCCCAGCGATAGCCGCAGATGATACCATATAACCCTCGGACAAAGGGTCAACAGAATCACCTTGACCTCCGCGTAATCCAAGATTCGAATTGGCGCCCCTTTTGTCTGAACCGGAAGACTGCCTGTAGTATGGAATAAGAATCACTATAAGGCCCGCTATGCCTCCCAGCACCGCTCCGAAGGAAGCTCCGGCGGCTGAGAAGTCTATTCCCTTCGGGAGAAGGAAATAGGCAAGAGATATCATGGAAAACACTCTGATGAGCTGCTCAGCGATCTGTGAGTTGGCGCTCCGCTCCATCTCCTGCAGCCCCTGGAAATAACCGCGAAAGGCGGACATAAAGGATAGAATGAGAACGGCAGGAGCTGTGGCTATGATGGGCAGCGCTGCACGCCTATCTCTGAGCACCGCAGAAGACAAGACATCTGCACTGGCTACCAGGATCAGAGTGCCGATAGCTCCTGTAAGGAAGAGTATAGTTGCGGCAACCCTGAGGATTCTCCTAGCCCCGTGAGAATTGCCCTTTGCAGCCTGTTCGGCGACAAGCTTGGATACCGCTACTGGGACGCCAGCAGTAGAAACTACCAAGAATATCGAATATATTGGATAGGCCATCTGGAAAAGGCCCATGCCCTCGTCCCCGATGAGAGCCGGAAGGACGATCCGGGACACGGCGCCCACAACCCTGTTGGCGAGCCCTGCAATTGCCAGGATCGCGGCGCCACGGACGAAAGATTTCTTTGTCATACTGCACCCCCGAAGTTATGCCATACAGCGACAGTATACAACAATAGAAAACAAAAGAGCAAGGCGCCTATGCTGGCGCCCTGCCCGGCATCTGATCAATGTTGATCAACAAACGTTACCCGACCTTATTGTTCCATCTGTTTTGCCAGGAAACCGGCCGCGGTTTCCGTGAGCTTCAACTCAAGATCCCCCATCTTCACATCCGGGGTCATCGATGTGAGGATCACGGCGCCAATCGGGTCTCCCTCCGCTATTATTGGAGCTATCACCTCAGCCGTGAACTTGCAGTCCTCCCCATCCTCGAGGACGGGGCAGGTCTCACAATATTCATGTTTCCCGGGTTCGTTAATAATGAGCGATTTCCTTTCTTCCATGGCTCGCTCGACAGCAGGTGAAATCCGCTTGTCCATAAATTGCTTCTTAGGCGCTCCCGCTACCGCAATTATGGCATCGCGATCAGCGATACATGCAATATGGCCTGTGGCCTCATAAAGAGAATCCGCATACTCCTTCGCGAAGTCCCCGAGTTCGCCTATAGGAGAATATTTCTTCAGGATGACCTCGCCCTCTCTATCGACAAAGATCTCAAGAGGGTCGCCTTCGCGGATTCTCAGAGTTCTCCTAATTTCTTTGGGAATTACAACCCTTCCAAGGTCGTCTATTCGCCTTACAATACCAGTTGCCTTCATTGCCACCCCTCCTTCTCCATCGTATAGTCTTGTCCAGCCACACCCAAGATATTCCCGCACCCTGTTTCCCCTTCCATAGTATATAAGGACGCTAACAATATTATTCAGTCTTACCACTAATACGAATCGCTTCTATGAAAAGTATTCGGTAAAGGAATCCCTTACCTGACCCGGTATGTCCCCTTGGTTACTCTCCACTGACAGCCCTGGTCCTGGCGCCGATGCCGCTGATACAGGATTCTATGAAACTGAGCAACTCCCCATCCTGCAGACCTCCGACCCGGAGTTTGAGCGAAGGAGACCGGGCGAAATCTGCCTTTACCCTGCCGCGGTGTTGACGGACTACGGACATAAGATCCTCTCCAGAGACTTTTGCAAATGGTGAAAGCCTGACTGTCACACCGTCGCGTTCAGCCGTCACGGACACAACCTTCACGGCCTTACATATGGCCTTTATCTTGGCTACCATGAGCAGGTTGCGGGCAGGCTGCGGGATGTCCCCAAATCGGTCAATGAATTCCTCCGCAAGCGCATCAGCCTCTTCGGCGTCTGTCACTCTATTGATCTTTTTATACATCTCGATCTTTTGCCTGCCATCAGGGATATAATCATCAGGTATAAAGGCGCTCACAGGAAGCTCAATGACCGGATCAGGCGTTTCCTCATCAGGTTTCTCACCCCTGAGCTCCTTGATAGAATCGCGCATAAGTTTGGCATATAACTCAAATCCGACTGCCGCGATATGACCGTGCTGCTCCGCACCAAGAATATTTCCGGCGCCCCTGATCTCAAGGTCCCTCATGGCGATCTTGAATCCAGAGCCAAGCTCTGTAAATTCCTTGATAGCCTGAAGCCTCTTTTCACTTTCTTCAGTGAGGATATGGTCGCGCTGATACATGAAATAGGCGTACGCAACGCGATTGGACCTGCCAACCCGCCCACGTAGCTGGTAGAGCTGCGCCAACCCCAGATTTGCGGCATCTTCAACAATGATAGTATTCACATTTGGTATGTCCAGCCCATTCTCTATTATGGTGGTACATACCAACACATCAAATTCCCGGTCAAGAAATTGCAGCATCGTGCTCTCGAGTAGATCCTCAGGCATCTGCCCATGAGCCACTTTGATTCGGGCCTCAGGCACCAGTTCAGCGAGTCGAGATGCGCATGATTCAATGGACTGAATCCTATTATGGACGAAGTACACCTGCCCGCCCCTATCTATTTCCCGGGTAATAGCGTCCCTGATGATGCTGTCATCATATTCCATGACGTAAGTCCTCACCGGGAGCCTGTTCTCTGGCGGGGTCTGTATCAAACTCATGTCACGGATGCTGACCAGGGACATGTGAAGAGTCCTGGGAATAGGTGTTGCAGTCAATGTAAGAACATCGACGTTCTTTTTCAGCTCTTTCAACGCCTCCTTATGCATGACACCAAACCGCTGTTCCTCATCAACTACAAGAAGGCCCAGGTCCTTGAATCTCACGTCCTTTTGCAGCAGTCTATGGGTTCCAATGATTATGTCGATCTCCCCATGTTTTAGCTTCCTGAGGATCTCCTGCTGCTCTCTGGCTGATTGAAATCGACTGAGGACAGCTATCTCTACCGGGAACCCCTGAAATCTATCCTTGAATGTCATATAGTGCTGTTGCGCCAAGATTGTAGTTGGTACAAGCACCGCAGCCTGCTTGCTATCCATGACGCATTTGAACGCCGCACGTATGGCTATCTCTGTCTTGCCGTATCCAACATCCCCACATAGAAGTCGATCCATGGGACGCGGGCTTTCCATGTCACGTTTGACCTCTTCGATAGCCCGCCATTGATCTGGTGTCTCCTCATAAGGAAACGCTTCCTCGAACTCCTTCTGCCATATGGTGTCAGGCGAGAAGGCATGCCCCTTAGAAGCCTCGCGCACCGAATAGAGCTCTATGAGCTTATTTGCCACATCTTTAACGGTCTCCCTGACCCGATTCTTGACCTTGGCCCATTCGGAGCCTCCAAGCTTATATATCTTTGGAGGCATATCGTCCAGGCCAATGTATTTCTGAAGCAGGTTAACCTGGTCAGTGGGAACATAC containing:
- a CDS encoding DUF501 domain-containing protein, with the protein product MGYMIGSYSPISPGDEEIITRQLRRRPRGLAGVARRCPWGAPMVVITHPLFEGRRIFPTIYWLTCPFLVKAIAKLESEGEIARISQEFSEDKELYSRLIEAHRLYAEDRLSLLSEEERAILSRERPQLWTALSGRGVAGVRYQDENARGVKCLHGHYAHFLSGKENPVGEVVERKLQEMGILRDKYGRFHVEQRACPFQEICLGPVDKENKP
- a CDS encoding S1 RNA-binding domain-containing protein, with protein sequence MLESTTNDVSQRESTFEVGSIIEGRVTNIAPFGAFVELAPGKTGLVHISEIANTYVRDIKDFLKENDIVKVKVISVQNGRVALSIKQADENYRPPKSRGDSRASRQSFEEKLARFMKESEERQQDLKKLLDSKRGGRGTRASRSENF
- a CDS encoding septum formation initiator family protein, which translates into the protein MREYRGIRHGGNGMNMRDAIRKVLTVVALIILCIAYVTGYVRLVRTRQDVRATLAEIELWQSENQKLAKEIEFLKSDEYIEKTAREKLGLVRPGETAVIVCEPVRPEAASPVKKRPKDPRLIFGD
- a CDS encoding FadR family transcriptional regulator is translated as MSSEAFGKLTKIKKPQMLDLIIEQLQNSILDGRLPIGTQLPPERELANMLGVSRASVREALRAMALMGWIEIRPGEGSFVSRATAERVLQPLSYVLMLDRDNVKDLLELRAILEVETAGLAAIRRTDECLNDIKDTIHNMEDSASTNVEDFLNYDMLFHKKVDQAAANPILAKTNMILRELLLEANRRVARLPEGRNTAIQSHHEIAEAIERRDEEAARLAATKHLRTVEGFVLSLT
- a CDS encoding sugar phosphate isomerase/epimerase, translated to MRDNIYKYVKVGIIHFMAYPQVMKGEGPILETLTRIAEDPYFNAVEISWIKDPETRKAAKQALDTAHMTVAYGAQPRTLTTGLDINSLDSAVREKTIQTLKEGIDEAYEMGACGLAFLSGKYPGKDREDAACEALIDSIKQLCAHAKAKGDMRVVLEIFDRDIEKKALVGPNDIALRIAEGVKKEFDNFGLMVDLSHLPLLRQTPHEALAPVKDHLVHVHIGNAVVKDPSHPAYGDAHPRFGIPGGENDVKELVDFLKVLFEIGYLNESEPRIVSFEVKPLPGESSELVIANAKRTLNEAWARL
- a CDS encoding D-glycerate dehydrogenase; this encodes MPRFKVYVTRRIPEPGLDILKKEADVKVWDGELPPPREVLLKEVEDIDGLVALLTDKIDGELMDKARRLKVVSNYAVGFDNIDVPEATKRGILVTNTPGVLTDTTADFAFTLLMAAARRVVEADRHTREGKWKTWVPTGFLGQDIHHATLGLIGLGRIGYEMARRGSGFSMKLLYYDVVRNEKAEKELGIQYVSLPELLKQADFVSIHVPLTKETHHLIGRDQLKLMKKTAILINTSRGPIVDLEALYEALRDGTITGAGLDVTEPEPIPADHPILKLNNLTIAPHIASASVATRTKMATMAAENCMAALKGETPPNLVNPEVMKDRK
- the yabQ gene encoding spore cortex biosynthesis protein YabQ; amino-acid sequence: MDSLILQVFSFAVTILIGALLGMIFDLYRVIRGITSPTPVTTTIGDILFWIIATTLSFCLLLRATWADMRFYVFLGFLIGFNIYRALMSRLIINMFLGIYDAGRLASHRAKNIRYKASDLARAYILEGVGGRLSRLAGRLRRRPPASR
- a CDS encoding lytic transglycosylase domain-containing protein; this translates as MFRNIPMVVFSPFGLIWEIFRGRPRVGRGWISYYMIFSLALLCSWIGASSYVVKGERQAVAALSHFSQSKSEAYNCPFAAEINYYALRADIDPSLVAAVISQESSFNANAVSPAGARGLMQIMPAVFKELNPDSPCSGDHAPPACGEQCIFDPATNIKTGVKLLHSLVEEFHGDIIMALAAYNAGGRAVKRYQGETASEGLPPYKETQQYVRRIALFWPEFRSRNVHARLWIISILTKVVTISAWANLGAWGLLFVWIILRTKGR
- the yabP gene encoding sporulation protein YabP, coding for MDDKKKPITLQHKIEITERESVIVSGVSNVESFDDQEIVLETSAGVLLIRGRELHVKQLNLDDGNLAIEGFIQGLDYMDEAGGKRGRGFFGRLLK
- a CDS encoding SpoIID/LytB domain-containing protein yields the protein MSFGKRSKWYYLAFGIGSVVLAYILVFSIGGCPGPERRLTEKPIPRMDKEPILSVYFHDTGQRVKMPLETYIEGVVAGEMKPDWPVDAYAAQAIIARTFTLEFLSRGGTRKLHGTDISTKPEETQAYNAAAVTPDIKKAVQMTRGEVLSYRGHYIHGWFSALCAGETSLARDGLSYPKPEPPYTARVDCPCPKYTPPGEFYWKASFTASDIKSALAKVGLNIGDIRSIRIIRRSPDDRVTLFRISHTGGSTDIAGNDFRVALGSDRMRSTIISTMTFDGSTLYVEGKGFGHGVGMCQWGAYAFAKQGKSPEEIVTHYFKGVKVVKLWD
- the mazG gene encoding nucleoside triphosphate pyrophosphohydrolase, which encodes MSSDKYSLDKLSDIVARLRGEGGCPWDRKQTHESIKPHIVEEAYEVVDAIDSHDTQALIEELGDVLLHVVFHSQLGSEEGAFNLGNVIHAIEDKMIRRHPHVFGDATVKSTAEVLRNWERIKQDEASQETGILAKVPRSLPALMRAHKVQEMAARVGFDWAQAKDAFEKVVEETNELREAMDSENQESISEELGDLLFAIVNVARHLGVQPELSLMDTVDKFIKRFSFIEAQAKDMGMHVEDMTLKQMDSLWDKAKESEDL